From the Shewanella amazonensis SB2B genome, one window contains:
- a CDS encoding pseudouridine synthase, with amino-acid sequence MSELTASARAAQPSYVVLPRDNPNTTVFGFLCSHFARIGEEVWRRRILDGKVHWQDGMLITLQTPYRPTARVYYYREVVAETKIPFREKILCRNEHMMLVFKPHFLPVTPSGNYVNECLVHRLRLATGIDTISPAHRLDRETAGVILMSLNPETRHQYHQLFLNGGIRKDYEAIARLTPELMALHGDGQSLPQRWTVKNRMQPADPSFLMQVVPGEANSHSEIALLMVKDGRGLFELSPITGRTHQLRVHMQSLGMPLENDRFYPSLQPQSADDFNAPLKLVAKRLRFTDPVTGEKLDVGCDGFAGEFS; translated from the coding sequence GTGTCTGAATTAACCGCCTCGGCCCGTGCGGCCCAACCCTCTTATGTGGTCTTGCCACGGGATAACCCCAACACCACGGTATTTGGTTTTTTGTGTAGCCATTTCGCCCGTATTGGTGAAGAGGTTTGGCGTCGCCGCATTCTCGATGGCAAGGTGCATTGGCAGGATGGCATGCTCATCACCCTGCAAACCCCTTATCGCCCCACGGCGCGGGTTTACTACTACCGCGAAGTTGTGGCCGAGACCAAAATCCCCTTTCGCGAAAAAATACTGTGCCGCAATGAGCATATGATGCTGGTGTTCAAACCGCATTTTTTGCCGGTGACCCCTTCGGGTAACTATGTTAACGAGTGTCTGGTGCATCGGCTGCGGCTTGCCACTGGCATCGACACCATCAGCCCGGCCCACAGACTCGACAGGGAAACCGCCGGTGTTATCCTGATGAGCCTCAATCCCGAAACCCGGCATCAGTACCATCAGCTTTTCTTGAATGGTGGAATACGAAAAGACTACGAAGCCATTGCACGGCTGACGCCTGAACTGATGGCACTGCATGGCGATGGGCAAAGTTTGCCGCAGCGCTGGACAGTGAAAAATCGCATGCAACCGGCAGACCCGTCGTTTTTGATGCAGGTAGTACCGGGAGAGGCCAACAGCCACTCTGAAATCGCCTTGCTCATGGTGAAGGATGGCCGCGGTTTATTTGAGCTCAGCCCCATCACCGGCCGCACTCATCAGCTGAGGGTGCACATGCAGAGTCTGGGCATGCCGTTGGAAAACGATCGCTTTTACCCGAGCCTGCAGCCCCAATCGGCAGATGACTTTAATGCCCCCTTAAAGCTGGTGGCCAAGCGACTCAGATTTACCGATCCTGTCACCGGCGAAAAGCTGGATGTGGGTTGTGATGGGTTTGCAGGTGAATTCAGTTAG